A DNA window from Chitinibacter fontanus contains the following coding sequences:
- a CDS encoding IS3 family transposase (programmed frameshift): protein MNNKTRPTFTPEFRLECAQLVLEKGYSVRQAAQAMNVGKSTMDKWVRQLREERAGVMPKAMPMTPDQLRIRELEKRLKQVELEKEILKKGYRSLDVGLAEQFTIIAQLKQSYAVAQLCRTFEVHRSSFKAWKHTKPIRPEQVQRLSKVRELFNASNGSAGSRSIATMASAQGVQMSRYLAAKCMKQLGFSSCQQPSHAYKKTGGEHIEVPNVLARQFAVVEPNQVWCGDVTYIWLGNRWAYLAVVMDLFARKPIGWAMSLSPDSDLTCKALSHAFESRGRPKGLMFHSDQGSHYTSIKFRQLLWRCQIQQSMSRRGNCWDNSPMERFFRSLKTEWVPEVGYSSFVQAEREILDYMLGYYSQLRPHHHNGGLPPNEAERSYWLGYNNVAKIS from the exons ATGAACAACAAAACCAGACCCACATTCACGCCTGAATTTCGCCTCGAATGCGCGCAGCTTGTGCTCGAGAAAGGCTATTCCGTTCGACAAGCCGCTCAGGCAATGAACGTCGGTAAATCGACCATGGATAAATGGGTACGACAATTGCGCGAAGAGCGCGCCGGTGTGATGCCCAAGGCGATGCCAATGACGCCAGACCAACTCAGAATCCGTGAATTAGAAAAGCGCCTCAAGCAGGTCGAGCTTGAGAAAGAAATATTAAAAAAGG GCTACCGCTCTCTTGATGTCGGACTCGCTGAACAATTCACGATAATTGCTCAGCTCAAGCAGAGCTACGCTGTGGCACAGTTGTGTCGTACGTTTGAAGTCCATCGCAGCAGCTTTAAAGCCTGGAAGCACACTAAGCCAATTAGGCCAGAGCAGGTACAGCGCTTAAGCAAAGTACGTGAGTTGTTTAACGCCAGCAATGGCTCAGCGGGCTCGCGCAGCATTGCGACTATGGCCAGTGCACAAGGTGTCCAGATGAGTCGTTATCTGGCGGCCAAGTGCATGAAGCAGCTTGGGTTTAGCAGTTGCCAGCAGCCTAGTCATGCGTACAAAAAGACGGGGGGCGAGCACATTGAAGTGCCCAATGTGTTGGCACGACAGTTTGCCGTGGTCGAACCCAACCAAGTGTGGTGCGGCGATGTGACCTATATCTGGCTTGGTAATCGGTGGGCGTATCTGGCGGTGGTGATGGATTTGTTCGCCAGAAAACCCATCGGCTGGGCGATGTCGCTCTCGCCAGATAGCGATTTAACCTGCAAAGCGCTCAGCCATGCGTTTGAATCCCGAGGCCGGCCTAAAGGGCTCATGTTCCATTCTGACCAAGGTAGCCATTACACCAGCATCAAGTTCAGGCAATTATTATGGCGATGCCAGATTCAGCAAAGCATGAGCCGACGCGGCAACTGCTGGGATAACAGCCCAATGGAACGCTTCTTCCGAAGCTTAAAAACGGAATGGGTACCAGAGGTCGGCTACAGCTCATTTGTGCAAGCTGAGCGGGAAATATTGGACTACATGCTGGGCTACTACAGCCAGCTGAGGCCACACCACCATAACGGTGGTTTGCCGCCCAACGAGGCTGAGCGCAGTTATTGGCTTGGCTATAACAATGTGGCCAAAATTAGTTGA
- a CDS encoding amino acid ABC transporter permease, with amino-acid sequence MNWTVISDNWLFFLVGAYPYGPLGGLLLTLLLAVGAGILATLLGIGWGLSLTLTSGHIHRLLQSVCEVLRAIPVLLLMFWCFFLLPIVFGIDVPGVLTVIAALALVSGAYLAYAMAAGIAAVPAGQWEAAQASGLSQRQTLRWVVLPQALRIVQPSFVNQWVTLVKDTSLAYIVGVAEFTFVANQVNSREQVYPLEVFGFIALVYLLLCSAVQALGQRLLVKPS; translated from the coding sequence ATGAACTGGACTGTCATTAGTGATAACTGGCTGTTTTTCTTGGTCGGTGCCTATCCGTATGGCCCACTGGGCGGTCTGCTGCTAACACTCTTGTTGGCAGTAGGGGCGGGTATTCTGGCTACCCTACTGGGTATAGGCTGGGGGCTATCTTTAACATTGACCTCTGGGCATATACATCGGCTCTTGCAGTCAGTTTGCGAGGTTTTACGCGCCATACCGGTGCTGCTACTGATGTTCTGGTGTTTTTTTCTATTGCCGATTGTGTTTGGAATCGATGTACCCGGGGTACTGACCGTGATCGCGGCGCTGGCCTTGGTGTCGGGAGCTTATCTGGCCTACGCCATGGCGGCGGGGATTGCGGCGGTTCCGGCCGGGCAATGGGAGGCTGCGCAGGCAAGTGGTTTAAGCCAGCGGCAAACTTTGCGCTGGGTCGTGTTGCCGCAAGCGTTACGAATAGTGCAGCCTTCGTTTGTAAACCAATGGGTCACTTTAGTGAAAGACACCTCGCTGGCGTATATTGTGGGCGTGGCGGAATTTACCTTTGTCGCCAATCAAGTTAATAGCCGCGAGCAAGTATATCCTCTTGAAGTATTCGGCTTTATCGCACTGGTTTATCTGCTGCTGTGCAGCGCCGTGCAAGCTCTGGGTCAGCGTTTGCTGGTCAAGCCCAGCTAG